From the genome of Oryza glaberrima chromosome 1, OglaRS2, whole genome shotgun sequence:
agatagcgaaaattcagaattaaaaaaagaaaaattgaaagaCGCTCTCATGGCCttaaaattctcacattaatcagagaaaaagaaaaagcagagtccatatagaaatacaatttagaaatagctgaaattcagaattaagaaataaggaatattagaagaggagaatagagtccatatagaaatacaatttagaaatagttaaaattcggaattaaaaaataaggaatattagaagaggagactaaagtccataaagaaatacaattaggaaataactaaaattcggaattaaatataaggaatattagaagtatagtatagagtccatatataaatacaattaggaaataactgaaatttagaagtagagtatagagtcgatatataaatataattaggaaataatagaaatttggaattaaaaataaggaatattagaagtagagtatagagtccatatagaaatataattaggaaataactgaaatttagaagtagagtatagagtcgatatagaaatacaattaggaaataatagaaatttggaattaaaaataaggaatattagaagtagagtatagagtccatatagaaatacaattaagaaaaaaaatagaaattcggaattaaaaataaggaatattagaagtagactatagagtccatatataaatacaattaagaaataatgaagtttggaattaaaaataaggaatataagAAATAGAGTAaatagtccatataggaatttaaaactaactaaaattcggaataaacataataaaattaaaagtagagtttagagttcatataaaaaatacaatttacaaataactaaaattcaaaattaaaaaaacatgggaagaaaaGTCTaaatcaatataggaatacaatttagaagtaactgaaattcgaaattaaaaattaaagaatattgaaagatcagtttagagtccacatagaaatacaatcaaaaatattgtaaaaattcagaattaaaaataaataatattggaagaagaggcTAGAGtctacatagaaatacaatttacagatagcgaaaattcggaattaaaaaaagaaaaattgaaagaCGTGTCtagagtcaatataggaatataatttacaaataactaaaatttaatattaaaaataattaataactaatatgtatataaaatacaatatgaatattacacataagtagtttcgtaaagttagtataaaatttaaaattatgttgtcattttaatatatttgaataatacattgagaaaatatatatactattatatgagagaaaatataatgatgctagccgcgcaatttgcgcgggccaccatgctagtttgtAGTAAAATAGACGGTCGGTCCTTGAGCTTCGACCAAGGTATCATCTAGGGCTGCGTTCGGGAGTGAGGGTTGGAAACCCTCACTCCCCAGCACACAAAACGGAGCAGCGATTAGCGTGTgatttaattaagtatttgctattttttaaaaaaaggattaatttgatttttttaagcaactttcgtatagaaactttttataaaaaacacatcgtttaatagtttgaaaagcgtgcgcgcggaaaacgaggagaaAGAGTTGGGAACCTGACTGCCGAATGCAGCCTAGGTTCATAATCTTATAAAATCCACATTTACATTCTTAAATTTGGTTAAATGTATCACTTAAAGTCCAACTTATAAAATCCACATTTAGATTCTTAATTTTGGTTAAATGTATCACCTGCATATGATGCAGCTCAAGTGCTAACATTGTGTCCACGGTTACGAGAATTTGTGCACTCAGCCCCGTCGCTGTAGTATTTATCCAAAACAGACTCCTACCACCTCAATATCatcaaatatgtatttctcACCATCTACGAAATTTATAGTTCAAGTAATGCACTTAATTTTTGGTAGGGGTAGGAGTTAACTTGAGGGCGTACTATAGCACGAGTAGCCTAAATACAAAATTCTGGCCACGTTAAGACCCAAGGCTACGTTACCTGCACTTTAAATCTTAGATAATACTAGCATATTGCCCGTGCGTTGTAAAgggattttaatttaaaaaaatatcattaagaTGTTATTACAATCTCTTAATTGTTGTACATATTTGTTACTAATATATTGATCTTTTTAGTTTTACGTTTTTCCCTTTCCACAACAAATAGAAAATTGGTGAGATTAGCCGGCATGTGATCCTCCAGTCTCACGTATTATTTTTCCTCCTTAAAAAGGTTAGGAGTTGGTAGTGGGGTGATGacagaaccaccaccaccagctctTTTATAAGGAATAAAGACTAAGATTAAAATTCTAGATGCACAATGTTGAATGTTGATAGATTTATGCGATAACTCGGTATAGGTTCGATCGTatattttacttttgtttttttttaaggtcTTCCTAGGACAATTGAGAGGATTCGCCTCCCAGAAATAGTCAAACGGAACAATTTTGGTGAAAGAGCACCACAAGTGTTTTACGGATTCCTACTCACTCGGTGTCAGTGACGGCGGCGAGTAGAGCTAGAGCATCGTGTCTTTGGACCAGGTCGTGGTAAACACAGGCgaagcgacgacgatgacctcGAGTCGACGCTGCTGTGCAGGGGTGCAGCAGGAGAGGAGACGCGAGCGACGACGACAAACAAAGCAGCGCTCCTGCTCCTCCCATGCCGTGCCTCCCCCTCCCTGCCGTCGCTGTCCATGTCCTAGTGAAGGTGAAGCCGCCAATGAAGACGATGTGAATATGCTGCCCATTGCACAAGGTtgggcgagggagggaggagtcCAGATCCTGCCTCCCCCAGGATACTTCGCCCCGCGTTCCCCTCCCCCCCTCACTCCCACGGGACACGCGCCGCcctacgcctcctcctcccttctccaaCTCCCCCAAGACTGCTTGTGAGAGAAGCTACTCTACCCTGCTCGGTTTCTTGATTCTCTCTCTGCCTGTCGTCGGTGAGTAACTTTGCGCGATCTTGTCCATCCTTATCTTTGCAGAAATATCTTTTCTTTCGGTATGTTTCCAAGCTTTCCCATCAGCTAGTGGTTCGCATCGTATGCAACGGATTCTTTGGTTCttgatttcctttttcttttttctgaccatttcaggatttgtcccaagttatctttttttcccttttttcccttcttctgGTCATTTCAGGATTGGTTCCAAGCTGttgattttcttctctctttttttttttgtcatttcaGGGTTGGTTCCAAGTTCATgattttccttctttctttcttcttcttatttTTGGGCCATTTCATGATTGGTTCCAAGTTGTTGATTATCTTTTCTGGTTATTTCAGGATTGATTGCAAGATCAAGATAGGCTGCACAGTGGCGTGTGTGATTAATCATGTGTGCCTGATGCACTTGTAGCTGGGGATGCAGGTGAATCTGAGGCCGTTACTGAACCAAGAACAGGAGGATCAATAGAGGGGAAGAGATTCTTGACGAAGCACACAAAGGGAGGATCCTAAATTGATGTAGCAGGAATGTCGAGTGGGCTCAAGAAGAAGGGCCTGGAGTGGGATTTGAACGATTGGAGATGGGATTCAAACCTGTTCTTGGCCACACCATCCAACGCTTCTCCATCCAAGTGCAGCAGGAGGGAATTGGGCCGAGCCGAGGGGGAGATCGATTTCGGTGTGGTTGATAAGAGGAGAAGAGTCTCACCAGAGGATGATGACGGCGAGGAGTGCATCAATGCAGCAACCACGAATGGGGACGATGGCCAGATTTCTGGTCAGAGAGGAAGGAGCAGTGAGGACGAGATGCCTAGGCAAGGCGCCTGTTCTAGTAGCGGTCCGTGTTGCCAAGTCGACGGCTGCACGGTCAATCTCAGCAGTGCCAGGGATTACAACAAGAGGCATAAGGTCTGTGAGGTGCATACCAAGTCGGGAGTGGTTCGTATAAAAAACGTAGAACACCGGTTCTGTCAACAGTGCAGCAGGTTAGTCGGTGATCTCCTTGTCAAATTAACAAGTTGGTCATGCTACATGTACCTTTGTGCATTTTTCAGTTTAGTGCATTTATGCTTGTGACATAGTCCTATTATATATACTTCAAAATGCCTTCAACTGGGACTCTTCTCTGATTAGAATTTTACTCTATgggagagggagaaaaaaaacaagtgaagGTAATGTTGTCAATAAGTCATAAAACCTTGAATATAGATAGGCTATAAACATCTTTCTACGTTTGTTATATCGccaataaaaaaacatgttacATCCTGTAACCAAACGTTTACTTTGATCAACAGTACCTCAATATATAGACTGGCTGTAtgacaaaaatacaaaaaaaaagagattttctTCAAAAGATACTGATTTTATTCTTTTATCAGTCTTGAGAAACATATCACAACAGAAATTGGTACTCAAAATTGTGATTTGGAGACTGaataaatgttaaaaaaaaactttacttctAATTGAGGaatgatatatttattttagaagcAACAGATAGGTTCAGAAAAGGTTGTTCAATGTTTGAATGGTAGTTTAAGTGACAATTTTAATTAATGATCAACAGTTGCGGAAAGTTAGTCACGATCAATTCTCTATCAAATCAACAGCTAAAGTTTCACTTGTAGTTTATGTTCAGTTGATTTGACAAGAAAGTTTCTGTATGCATTGATCCAAAGTTCTCACACTCTTAAATTGTTAAGTCTAAAAAACACCATAGTTCTAAACTGAAGCAGATAATGGATTCAAGGTGTGTATGAAACGAGGATTTATGAGTATAACTAAATTCAGATTGTTCACATAATTAGAAAAAAGTCCATATCTTTTAGGTAGTCAGAACTCATGAACTGAAACAAGAGGGAAAATATATAAACACCACATTAATCACATGTTTCACTTTGGCCCCTCTACTGCACTTTCGTTCATTGCCATCCTAAGTTGAAATGGTGTACATAAAGCCCTCCACCCAAATACTGTATGCGGGCCATATTTTCCAGTTCCAAGCAATTAATTACTATGTGTTAACTTGATGTTAAATTGATGCTTACATGCTAGACTAGCGTGCAATTTGTGGATAACCCTGGTCTGATACACACATGGTTCCTGCAAAAAACTATGATAAATAGTGAAGAAAATTTAATGTGGTTGACATATCAGGGGCTTATGAATGATACATCCAATTATGCGGGTATCAATGAACAAAAATGATGTGAAGATTACTTGTGTGTCTTTTTTTGTAGTTTTATGGTAATTATTTGACATGCCTTGTCAGGTTTCACTTTCTTCAAGAATTTGATGAAGGAAAGAAGAGCTGTCGCTCACGGCTAGCACAACATAACAGAAGGAGGAGGAAAGTACAAGTGCAGGCTGGTGTAGATGTGAATTCCTTGCATGAAAATCATTCTTTGAGCAACACATTACTCCTGTTGTTGAAACAACTTTCTGGCCTAGATTGTAAGTTTTTAGAATTCTATGAAACAGTTTTAGATGCAGCTATATATTACTTCATATGTGATCAAGCCATAGTCATGCAACTGTTATTATTTTGGTGGCAGCTAGTGGTCCATCTGAGCAAATCAATGGTCCTAACTATTTGACCAATCTTGTGAAGAATCTTGCTGCTCTTGCTGGTACACAAAGAAATCAAGATATGCTAAAGAATGCAAATTCTGCTGCAATAGCATCACATACTGGTAATTATGTTGCAAAAGGCAATAGTCTACATGACTCAAGACCACATATTCCTGTAGGCACTGAATCCACTGCAGGTAAAAAACAACTTGATTATCTGCTGCTGTTACGCGAAGGCTAATGAATACCACACTTTCAAATAAACTGTGTTTCACATTTGTTACCAGAAGAACCTACAGTGGAAAGGCGTGtgcaaaattttgatttaaatgATGCTTATGTGGAAGGAGATGAGGTCAGTTACTTTGATTTTTAGATGTCTTTCTGATGTACAATTTAGAGTTTGTCTGGTTTCTCTGACATTCACAACATTTGCAGAATCGAACAGATAAAATTGTGTTTAAACTCTTTGGGAAAGAGCCAAATGATTTTCCTTCTGATTTACGTGCTCAGGTTACAACCCATACTTCAAACTGTACTAAATGTTTCTGTTCACAGCTTTGTTGTTGAGAATATATTGAGTTACTCTAACAGCTTAACTCTCTcatcaaattattttatttacagATCCTCAGCTGGTTGTCGAATTGCCCAAGTGATATAGAGAGCTATATCAGGCCTGGCTGTATCATCCTAACTATTTACATGCGCCTCCCTAATTGGATGTGGGATAAGGTATTGTTGCGCTATGCAAACAGTTGTATCGATAtgtatatctcttctctataccatctccgtttcagattataagactttctagcattgcccacattcatatagatgttaatgaatctaggaacgcatatatgtctagattcattaacatatatatgaatgtggacaatactagaaagtcttataatatgaaacggaggaagtatgattTACCAGCTAACTTGCTTTTATCAGCTTCAGCTACTAAAATGGATAAACAGcatataaatttgaattataaacCTTGGATAAAGAAGCAAACTGCTTACTTACTGCTAATTTTCTTTGCTGAATTTGTCAAAAGCTTGCTGCCGACCCAGCTCACTGGATACAGAAGCTAATTAGCTTGTCCACTGATACCTTGTGGAGAACAGGATGGATGTATGCAAGGGTGCAGGACTACCTGACATTGAGTTGCAACGGTTTGTTCACCTTATTTCTGGTCATTATTTTGCTGGTCATTCATCCTTGTTCCTTATAAATTTTGTATTCATCTACTTGAGCACCAGTTTCTCATATTTTGCTGTTTCCCTCGTCTTGCAGGTAATCTTATGTTAGCGTCTCCCTGGCAGCCTGCAATAGGCAACAAGCATCAGATATTGTTTATAACCCCTATTGCAGTTGCTTGTTCTTCAACAGCAAACTTCTCAGTGAAAGGTCTCAACATAGCTCAACCAACCACAAAGTAGGTACTTCGTGACATTGAACATCTCCACTGACCGAGCTGTCGTATTTATTAATAGAATGTTTGTATTCAGATTACTTTGCATTTTTGGTGGGAAGTATCTA
Proteins encoded in this window:
- the LOC127769501 gene encoding squamosa promoter-binding-like protein 1 isoform X4, producing MSSGLKKKGLEWDLNDWRWDSNLFLATPSNASPSKCSRRELGRAEGEIDFGVVDKRRRVSPEDDDGEECINAATTNGDDGQISGQRGRSSEDEMPRQGACSSSGPCCQVDGCTVNLSSARDYNKRHKVCEVHTKSGVVRIKNVEHRFCQQCSRFHFLQEFDEGKKSCRSRLAQHNRRRRKVQVQAGVDVNSLHENHSLSNTLLLLLKQLSGLDSSGPSEQINGPNYLTNLVKNLAALAGTQRNQDMLKNANSAAIASHTGNYVAKGNSLHDSRPHIPVGTESTAEPTVERRVQNFDLNDAYVEGDENRTDKIVFKLFGKEPNDFPSDLRAQILSWLSNCPSDIESYIRPGCIILTIYMRLPNWMWDKLAADPAHWIQKLISLSTDTLWRTGWMYARVQDYLTLSCNGNLMLASPWQPAIGNKHQILFITPIAVACSSTANFSVKGLNIAQPTTKLLCIFGGKYLIQEATEKLLDDTKMQRGPQCLTFSCSFPSTSGRGFIEVEDHDQSSLSFPFVVAEEDVCSEIRTLEHLLNLVSFDDTLVEKNDLLASRDRALNFLHEFGWFLQRSHIRATSETPKDCTEGFPAARFRWLLSFAVDREFCAVIKKLLDTLFQGGVDLDVQSTVEFVLKQDLVFVAVNKRSKPLIDFLLTYTTSSAPMDGTESAAPAQFLFTPDIAGPSDITPLHIAATYSDTAGVLDALTDDPQQLGTKAWKNARDATGLTPEDYARKRGHESYIEMVQNKIDSRLPKAHVSVTISSTTSTTDFTEKHASQSKTTDQTAFDVEKGQQISTKPPLSCRQCLPELAYRHHLNRFLSTRPAVLSLVAIAAVCVCVGLIMQGPPHIGGMRGPFRWNSLRSGPK
- the LOC127769501 gene encoding squamosa promoter-binding-like protein 1 isoform X1, encoding MSSGLKKKGLEWDLNDWRWDSNLFLATPSNASPSKCSRRELGRAEGEIDFGVVDKRRRVSPEDDDGEECINAATTNGDDGQISGQRGRSSEDEMPRQGACSSSGPCCQVDGCTVNLSSARDYNKRHKVCEVHTKSGVVRIKNVEHRFCQQCSRFHFLQEFDEGKKSCRSRLAQHNRRRRKVQVQAGVDVNSLHENHSLSNTLLLLLKQLSGLDSSGPSEQINGPNYLTNLVKNLAALAGTQRNQDMLKNANSAAIASHTGNYVAKGNSLHDSRPHIPVGTESTAEEPTVERRVQNFDLNDAYVEGDENRTDKIVFKLFGKEPNDFPSDLRAQILSWLSNCPSDIESYIRPGCIILTIYMRLPNWMWDKLAADPAHWIQKLISLSTDTLWRTGWMYARVQDYLTLSCNGNLMLASPWQPAIGNKHQILFITPIAVACSSTANFSVKGLNIAQPTTKLLCIFGGKYLIQEATEKLLDDTKMQRGPQCLTFSCSFPSTSGRGFIENSCFLFQVEDHDQSSLSFPFVVAEEDVCSEIRTLEHLLNLVSFDDTLVEKNDLLASRDRALNFLHEFGWFLQRSHIRATSETPKDCTEGFPAARFRWLLSFAVDREFCAVIKKLLDTLFQGGVDLDVQSTVEFVLKQDLVFVAVNKRSKPLIDFLLTYTTSSAPMDGTESAAPAQFLFTPDIAGPSDITPLHIAATYSDTAGVLDALTDDPQQLGTKAWKNARDATGLTPEDYARKRGHESYIEMVQNKIDSRLPKAHVSVTISSTTSTTDFTEKHASQSKTTDQTAFDVEKGQQISTKPPLSCRQCLPELAYRHHLNRFLSTRPAVLSLVAIAAVCVCVGLIMQGPPHIGGMRGPFRWNSLRSGPK
- the LOC127769501 gene encoding squamosa promoter-binding-like protein 1 isoform X2 → MSSGLKKKGLEWDLNDWRWDSNLFLATPSNASPSKCSRRELGRAEGEIDFGVVDKRRRVSPEDDDGEECINAATTNGDDGQISGQRGRSSEDEMPRQGACSSSGPCCQVDGCTVNLSSARDYNKRHKVCEVHTKSGVVRIKNVEHRFCQQCSRFHFLQEFDEGKKSCRSRLAQHNRRRRKVQVQAGVDVNSLHENHSLSNTLLLLLKQLSGLDSSGPSEQINGPNYLTNLVKNLAALAGTQRNQDMLKNANSAAIASHTGNYVAKGNSLHDSRPHIPVGTESTAEPTVERRVQNFDLNDAYVEGDENRTDKIVFKLFGKEPNDFPSDLRAQILSWLSNCPSDIESYIRPGCIILTIYMRLPNWMWDKLAADPAHWIQKLISLSTDTLWRTGWMYARVQDYLTLSCNGNLMLASPWQPAIGNKHQILFITPIAVACSSTANFSVKGLNIAQPTTKLLCIFGGKYLIQEATEKLLDDTKMQRGPQCLTFSCSFPSTSGRGFIENSCFLFQVEDHDQSSLSFPFVVAEEDVCSEIRTLEHLLNLVSFDDTLVEKNDLLASRDRALNFLHEFGWFLQRSHIRATSETPKDCTEGFPAARFRWLLSFAVDREFCAVIKKLLDTLFQGGVDLDVQSTVEFVLKQDLVFVAVNKRSKPLIDFLLTYTTSSAPMDGTESAAPAQFLFTPDIAGPSDITPLHIAATYSDTAGVLDALTDDPQQLGTKAWKNARDATGLTPEDYARKRGHESYIEMVQNKIDSRLPKAHVSVTISSTTSTTDFTEKHASQSKTTDQTAFDVEKGQQISTKPPLSCRQCLPELAYRHHLNRFLSTRPAVLSLVAIAAVCVCVGLIMQGPPHIGGMRGPFRWNSLRSGPK
- the LOC127769501 gene encoding squamosa promoter-binding-like protein 1 isoform X3, giving the protein MSSGLKKKGLEWDLNDWRWDSNLFLATPSNASPSKCSRRELGRAEGEIDFGVVDKRRRVSPEDDDGEECINAATTNGDDGQISGQRGRSSEDEMPRQGACSSSGPCCQVDGCTVNLSSARDYNKRHKVCEVHTKSGVVRIKNVEHRFCQQCSRFHFLQEFDEGKKSCRSRLAQHNRRRRKVQVQAGVDVNSLHENHSLSNTLLLLLKQLSGLDSSGPSEQINGPNYLTNLVKNLAALAGTQRNQDMLKNANSAAIASHTGNYVAKGNSLHDSRPHIPVGTESTAEEPTVERRVQNFDLNDAYVEGDENRTDKIVFKLFGKEPNDFPSDLRAQILSWLSNCPSDIESYIRPGCIILTIYMRLPNWMWDKLAADPAHWIQKLISLSTDTLWRTGWMYARVQDYLTLSCNGNLMLASPWQPAIGNKHQILFITPIAVACSSTANFSVKGLNIAQPTTKLLCIFGGKYLIQEATEKLLDDTKMQRGPQCLTFSCSFPSTSGRGFIEVEDHDQSSLSFPFVVAEEDVCSEIRTLEHLLNLVSFDDTLVEKNDLLASRDRALNFLHEFGWFLQRSHIRATSETPKDCTEGFPAARFRWLLSFAVDREFCAVIKKLLDTLFQGGVDLDVQSTVEFVLKQDLVFVAVNKRSKPLIDFLLTYTTSSAPMDGTESAAPAQFLFTPDIAGPSDITPLHIAATYSDTAGVLDALTDDPQQLGTKAWKNARDATGLTPEDYARKRGHESYIEMVQNKIDSRLPKAHVSVTISSTTSTTDFTEKHASQSKTTDQTAFDVEKGQQISTKPPLSCRQCLPELAYRHHLNRFLSTRPAVLSLVAIAAVCVCVGLIMQGPPHIGGMRGPFRWNSLRSGPK